A genomic window from Diospyros lotus cultivar Yz01 chromosome 2, ASM1463336v1, whole genome shotgun sequence includes:
- the LOC127796080 gene encoding uncharacterized protein LOC127796080: MEEACPSPSSSAVSEALIQTLITRGWCFGDIEQVKGVIMIQSALIGDSCTADLVESELANMDLRSFGGKSLPASSVLRNSSHLAGPKVLQISSARDISRSSIAEISENSHTRRLLRLILTDGHSEVTAIEYSHIPSIANDVITGTKVRIGKRAAVHSGVLCLNPEVITVIGGVVEPLYEEWKMNQKYSGLSLSSLRISKESNTDGPPPFEKLQIRELSRARPPGKFSYYAGSSSKNSRPTVLGKDGSLEPSLIGRHDSFDSKTDGMDNNGKSAFGDERTKEKPSGSEARPKEVVEYVPLQNQAASQKLLLKMSQPNQEDRHFRVRKHRGKGKQEDTPVLTLEEWERRKAGAHPLKSDGFPNVSQDEDLAQQLQYQFHLEDLHIQRVPHESEAENIKLSMFNFQRDVDKDLDGGGFRGRGRGRGRGRGKGRGRGRGGQV; the protein is encoded by the exons ATGGAGGAGGCTTGTCCCTCTCCGTCTTCATCGGCAGTTTCAGAAGCTCTTATACAAACCCTAATTACCAGAGGATGGTGCTTTGGAGACATCGAACAAGTCAAAGGCGTAATCATGATTCAGTCCGCTTTAATTGGCGATTCCTGCACCGCTGATTTGGTTGAATCGGAGCTCGCTAACATGGACTTACGATCTTTCGGTGGCAAGTCGTTACCCGCTTCTTCTGTCCTCCGCAATTCTTCTCATCTTGCCGGCCCTAAAGTCCTGCAG ATATCCTCGGCGAGGGACATATCTCGAAGCAGCATAGctgaaatttcagaaaattcacATACTAGGCGTCTGTTAAGATTGATACTCACAGATGGGCACTCTGAAGTAACTGCTATAGAGTACTCTCATATACCATCAATTGCGAATGATGTCATTACTGGCACAAAG GTTCGTATAGGAAAAAGGGCTGCAGTACATTCTGGTGTTTTGTGCCTGAATCCTGAAGTGATAACTGTAATCGGGGGTGTTGTTGAACCACTTTATGAAGAATGGAAGATGAACCAAAAATATTCGGGTTTATCCCTCTCGTCCTTAAGGATATCAAAGGAAAGTAACACTGATGGTCCCCCACCTTTTGAAAAGCTGCAAATCAGGGAACTTTCACGTGCAAGGCCTCCAGGCAAATTTTCAT ATTATGCTGGATCAAGTTCCAAAAACTCAAGGCCTACTGTTTTGGGGAAAGATGGAAGTCTTGAACCTAGTCTGATTGGCAGACACGATAGCTTTGATTCGAAGACAGATGGCATGGACAATAATGGAAAATCAgcttttggtgatgaaagaaccAAAGAGAAGCCAAGTGGATCTGAAGCAAGACCAAAGGAAG TGGTTGAATATGTCCCCCTTCAAAATCAAGCAGCTTCTCAGAAACTCCTCCTGAAAATGAGTCAGCCAAACCAGGAGGATCGTCATTTCAGAGTTCGAAAACATAGGGGGAAGGGTAAACAGGAAGATACACCAGTTCTCACGTTAGAAGAATGGGAAAGGAGAAAAGCTGGGGCACATCCTCTGAAGAGTGATGGCTTCCCCAATGTTAGCCAAGATGAAGATCTTGCTCAGCAGcttcaatatcaatttcattTGGAAGACCTTCAT ATACAAAGGGTTCCTCACGAGTCAGAAGCAGAGAACATAAAATTGAGCATGTTCAACTTTCAAAGGGATGTTGACAAAGACCTTGATGGAGGGGGATtcagaggaagaggaagaggaaggggaaggggaaggggTAAAGGAAGAGGGAGGGGCAGAG GTGGCCAAGTGTGA